DNA from Gouania willdenowi chromosome 15, fGouWil2.1, whole genome shotgun sequence:
CCAATCTCTTTAACACTGTGTTCTGATTTCTGCCTTTTTGGCATGTAAGGGCACAGACATCAAAAACTTAACTGATTATCAACAAATCTGCTTTGGTGCACCTCCCCAATGTTCAAAGGTGGGACTCAATACAAATCTGCTCCTtttcacccacacacacacacacacacacacacacacaaccctagAAACATTGTCAACCAAACACATGTACTCGAGCAGAGAAAACGTTATTATTCACCGAACAAAACCTGCCACGATTACGCGCCAACATTTTTTTatccggacaagcccccaaaaTATTGTTATGCACCCATCTAGGAGGGAGgtcacacaataataaatatgtaaaaaaggtGTTGTTCCCAGTCCCTAAACAAATgattgtcaacaaaaatacaggttCTCACAGTTTATGAGGTTCTAAAGTGATTTACAAAGCAGCAAAAAGAAACCATGGTCCACAAAGAACATTCGTTAGAGGCTGAGAACAACAAGGTGTTCTACTGTCAGAGGTTCCTCCTGGTCTCAGCTGCTGGCTAACATTTTATAGGTGGAGGACCAATCACTGCAGCTCGTCTCCTCCAATCAGGCAGCACCACCTAGAACACAAAGATCCACCCACATCTCACAGCACTCACTCCAACCTAGGGCTGCTCAATTCATCAAAATTAGATTATGATttcgattattacacccaacgattacaaaaataacttttttttctttacatgttttatttgttaaataaaagaaaCTCACTATTtcagacatctacaaataataaagcttgacacatgtttttaatactaactttgagttgtttaatccacacacatgtaagctcctccctccgccccgcccctctcaaagccaaagctagcctgcaggctaacacaaGGTAAGTTGTTGCTAATGGTCGTGAAACatggcagcaaaaacatttggtAAACAAGTCAAATTGTCTATGGAACACTTtgtgtttgatgatgaagatctagAACAAAGATACATCACGTGTACAAGTGTTTTGTTTAGTGCAACTtgattttgtttatgtttaaagaatatattttatgcttttttgtacaaaaaatgaataactttttggttgacaaataatcatttgaataattgtgatttcaattatgaataATGCAACAGTGTTCTtcgttaaattatgacacctttggagctatgttagcATTTCTTTAGTTAGATTGGGGGATCTAGTGGGATTAGGGCTAACAAACAacccttattcatgctaatgacagtttAACGTCAGCATTATGTAGAAAACTACATCATCACTGAACCTCCAATGAGTGTATTTTTAATggatattattttgtgtgtgtgtgtgtgtgtgtgtgtgtgtgtgtgtaacctggTAATACTCCAGCAGTCTCTCAGCCACATCAATGCGACTCAGGAGGTTTTCTATGAAGTTTTGGATCCGAACCTTTCCAGAAGTTTCCTGCCGCGCTGCAGCTTCTAGAAACTTCTGGATGGTGACGACCGCTCTGTGacacccgcacacacacacgcacacacgcacacgcacacgcacacgcacacacacacacacacacacacacagagagagagagttaaaCTAACAGGTTGCTAGTTGTTCTCTCCAGACCtcggggtgggggggtggagggggaggaGTCACCTCTCCTGGCGCTCCAGTTGGTTCTCAGAGGCGTTGATCTGTTCTCGTAGTGCTGCGATGACAGCCACGGCCACGTCCACCTGGCGACTGAGCGAGCGCTTCCTCTCCATCACTTCCTGTCTCTCCCGGTTGAGGAGCTGCCGCTGAGCGCGCTGACACAGCAGCTCCGTATCTGTCTGAGCTAGCTCACTGCTAAGCTGAGCTAGCTGCCTCTCCACGCTGTCGTCAGCCGCCCGCAGGACAGACGCCAGCCGCCGCTGAACCGCCGCCGAGGCCAGGCCTGAAATCTGCTCTGCACCAAAAAAACGCAGggaaatcattattttaaagacttgtttgtctttgtatttttgtcatgttgtgtctTCAAGGTGAATCTTTGTGTTTCAGATGTTACAGATGCTAAATGTGTGACCAGCCCCacatttggttagcttagcatgtagcggccTGTCCCAcacgtttggttagcttagcatgtagcggctGAGCagggtaaaggggcggggctatgacATCAGGGTGAATTATTATCTTCTTGGGAGGTTAAAAGAATAAGGAATTGTTTGTGTTCCTcgttgtgtttatttgttgttgtgtttgttgtttatttgttggtttGGACCGACTAGGTGACCATGTCACAGCGTAGTTTACACATTGTTGTTTGTTGCTCTGAATGTTTAGTAACAAACCGTTGAGGTCAGCTGACATGAGGTTCTGCTCAGAGGTCAGATCATCTTCTCTGATCTTGTCCTCTTCAGTCTTTacttcatcctcctcttcctcaggcTGCGTCCCCACCCCAACGCTCTGCGTGCGTCTCCTGGCCGACCCGTACCTGTGGTGGTCCGACCCGTCTCTGCTGTCGCTGAGGGAGCGGACGTAGGGTGGCCTCCATCCTCCGTCCGTCCAGGGGATGGCGGCCGTCAGCGGGTCGGGGAGCTTCCCGGTGATGCTGAAGCCTGCGGCACCGGTGTCTCTGTAGGAGTGTCGGTGGTCCAGGTGAGCGCGCAGAGATGCTAGGCTCAGGAAACGCTCGTGCTCGCCACAGCGAGGGCAGCGGAAAGGGAGGTCGGCCACGAAGGCCACGCCCACGCCATTCCTCTGCAGCAGGAACGATCCGGAAGCTCCAGAATCAAACCTCTGCTgcatcactgacacacacacacacacacacacacacacacacacacacacacacacacacacacacacacacacagtatttaacaaataaagtcaGAAAAGCAGTAACATGcttcatttgttgtgtttttaatgcgcTTTTCttctattaattaatttattttctaattcaTGTCTGTCCCACAGttatatatttgtaatattatcctacgttgatatttatttgtgttcttACTGTCTGCTGTtctattccattttaaaaccaatagtAGATCTGATTAAATATAACCAAATACCGCTTATACGTTtaataaaaaggacaaaaaccttgtaaattaaacataaataaaacagtaaatggtgtaaaataattaaataattaatacaatttttaaaacaaaagtaatGTAATGACATGATAGATCATATAACAATGTtcacactttattttgaaataaaacaatatgatattaaaaaaaaagcgcaTGAATTAAATCACGTTATATAAACAACCGGATGTGAAAGACTGTAACTGATGATTTGTGATGTTAGCTTGAGCAGCTAGCGGTTAATCGATCATTCTCACCTGCTCTATCACCGCTGTGTGACGCTGTTAGCGGTCAGCGCGTCACTCAGCAGATCACTGACCGACGGTCCGTTACTGACCGTTACACCGGTGTCAGTCACCGACGTCTGTCTCAGGTGCCGTTCATTCAAACACACCGACGATGACGGCGCCAACACGAAAATCTAGCCACTTCCGGTCAGACCCCTTAGAAAATACCGCGAGATCGAGCGTGAATCCCGCGAGAACGGCAGCACCTCTCCGCCATCTCACCAGAGACTAAACGACTCACAGacctatggaagcccaaaagagtcataattaaataaaaacaacattttgaaataaataccattttgataaataacagacaaatatatataatatggccattacattgttaaataaggtaatattattatgaaataagttttaatattctttaatatctaataattattcttttattgtaattaaatatttcataattattattttaacaatgtcatacttcttaaaataatgaatttttatttattttaccattGGTCAGAACCCCTTAAGCCTAATTTAAGGTTCTGTGTAAAATCCCCCTCTGTAGACAGTGGTcagctccaaacctcagccccgGTCACACCGCCATGTTTGAACTGGATGTACGTTAAAAGTACCCATAGTCCCCGGGACGCAGAGGCTAGCCTTTTTACTTCTGCGTGGAGGGAAGGCCTCGCTATGCGATTGGCCGCCCTGCTGCTAGggggtgtggctgtgtgtggttgttttaaattaacattaaaaagaccttgtttatcttctggtcacagaaaaatatgttttttgtttttgaaacaaGCCCaagaaagaaacacaaattGTTACACTCAACAATGCAACACATGGTAAAATACTTTATCACAGCAACACATTTGCTCAGCTCGAGATGTATTTTGCAATTAATGCAAAAAACTATGGTTCGGGTTATACACAGGTGTGTAGGTCACTAGGAGCAGTGAGAGAAGTCCAGGCTGCGGCTAATGATGATGACAGTGAGAGTGAAGATGCATCTTTAGGCTCAGTGGCTACAGATAAGTCAGATGATGTATGGATTACTactgttaaaataaacaaactagacTGTGATCAAAGCTGACACGGGGCAGACGTCACTGTCCTCCATGAACAGGTGTAGAATCCTCTAGTGCAGTGACCACAGCTACAGCCGactaaactaaaactgtgtGGGGCGGACGTGTCACCTCTGGCAGTTAAAGGGAAGTTCACAGCTAACCTGTATGTGGAGCAGATCTAATACAGAGATTACTGTCAGCTCAGGTTGGTGGTTAGAGTGGAGGCAGTGAAGCAAACTGTTCAGTGACAGGGAAAATGGAGGGAGAATATAAATTTGAGTTTAAAGAAGATGCCAAACATTTGCTCTGACAACTTCCTGACACGTCCCACTACCCCGTTACCAAAAGTCAAAAAGGAACTAGCTCTCATGAAGGAGGAGCTAGGGGTCATTAAGAGTGGAGCAGCCCACTGACTGGTGTGCTGGGATGGTCTCGATCCTAAAGCGATCAGAAGAGGAGGtacgtacagtatatgtgtCGACCTAACCAAGATGAATGACTCAAACGAGAACGTCATATGCTACCATCAGTCAAACACACTCTGGGACAGCTTCAGGATGCGAGAGATCTTCTCAAAACTTGACGTAAACTTAGGATTCTACAAATCCCTTTGTCCAGGGATTCAACACTCTTACCATACGGGCCTGGAGGGCGTGGTCTGCCAGATGGACGACATACTGGTGTATGCTGAAACGCAGGCCCGACACGACACATGACTGGAGAAAGTTCTGAAGCTGCTCAAAAAGGCTGGTGTGacactgaaaaatgaaaaatgtgagTTCTGTAAAACCTCCATTAAGTTTCTGGGACAAATCATCGATAGCACCGGAGTGAAAGCAGTCAGCGACATGGAAGCACCTACAGACGTCAGTGGTGTGAGGCGGTTCCTGGGGATGGTTAATCATTTGGTAAAATACCTCCCTCACCTCACAGAAAAAGCACAACCACTGAGGGACCTGCTGAGTACTAAACATGTGGTGTTGGGGGGGGGAGAGCACAACAAGGAGCGTTTGATATGATCAAATCAGAACTGAGCAGGACACCAAACATAAGACTCTACAACAGTATCAGCAGAAACACCTTCAGTCAAACCAATCAACCAAGAGCCCTCAGCCCAACAGAACAAAGGTATGATCAGATAAAGAGGCCCCGCCCATAACCTGGGCGTATGAGTCGTCCCTGGAACATTTCCACATAAActaaatcaacattgtaaaacaccgttaaagaaacaaacaattattacGCTATGGGAacaaaggcagagcagcaatgtgcctttgggagggggtgtggcctcctcctggctcTGCCGTACCATgaggaaatagtgatgtttagtcatttgggctacgaaacacacaaaatgctgacactttcaaacttacaggtactgtaggctattggaaatggaaaaataaataatttataattatattataatgaaaacaaataatcaaaatatcaattcacccttgggtaggcactgcctaccttgcccaccctgactgcacgtcactgatataTGAACTGATTAACTACGTTGTtagtgaatatatatatatattagtgtgCGTGTGCACATGCGTGTGTGCGATCATTAAATTGTGGTTTTAATATGTTGGTTTGTGTTCAcgataaaaaagaagagaaaaatcatgctattttcattaatttatttggttATTCTATAAAATAACAGTTCTAACAGTGTGAAATAAACCAGTGAGCAGCTTGCATAGATTTTATTTGGACACAACACATTATTTAGGTTTTAGAGTTATGTATAAGGTTAATCATGTTGATGTGCTGATACATATACATTttcaagaataataaaaaatgtgtttaaaaacttGGCAAAAATATCACGGTCCTAAACCAATGGGTCCCAAACCTCAAGCCTCCGGCTCAGACATCCGGCTGCTAGTTGGTgctgtggcaaaaaaaaaaaaatggtcggGTCCTAATCTGAGGGTCATAACTCAATGGGTCTTAGACCGCTGGTTTCCGGCTGTGCAAACATGTACTATTGAACAAAACAGCTAACTAGCTAGCTGGtgaactcaaaataaacataacCATACGTCCATGAGCATTATGAACTGACTTagtttcattaattcattcgGTAAATGGCCGAGACCAAACAGAAAAGCTTTATCGGTTTGTGCTTCCATGATAACGGCTAAATGGTTTGTTCGGGTTCGCAACATTGTTAGCCAAACCAACCAACTAGCCTCGACTACATAAATATACTACTTCAATAGGTAATTCAACACAGATAATGTGATTTTAATATGTAGTGTGCACAAACCTTTGATTGATGATTTGCCTCAGCACGAGGATGATGAGTCAGGTTCTCTCGGTGTATGAAGCCTGATGGTGTGGAGGACGTCTGTCAACCCAACAACCCAGGTGCTGAGTCAGCTGATGTTTGTTAGGTTTTGACTCAGCGAGTGAGTTGCACAGTAATAACTCAAATCCAAATAACTCATAATGGGTTAAATATTTCATAGATTAAATAACCCATATGTTTTTAGTGTGTATGTTACAAATCTAGATAACTATATTCTGGATTCATCTCCATTagcgggcttcaactaaccaaacattgtctgtcagagagaagctgttctAGGAATGACCTCTGTCTGGTTAACCAGCGGCTCTAGTGACAGAGGAAGAAAtgacagcgtcagaccaatcacacacAGAGGAACTGGAGAACGTCACAAATGAGGAATAAGTCTTCTTCTTTTGGTTTGATGGCAGGTTGCAACCATGCCTTATTAGGTGCATACACCACCTATAAAAGGTGTAGGAGAATTGAACCGAATGGTTTCCAGTCCATGTTCCTGTGACAGGTCTTCGGTTTCCCCACATGTAATCCATATCTGTCTTCAGTTTACGCTCCTCAATCACAGACTGAGACTGGCCACTCATCACTCCATGTAATAACTGCACTACTTCTTGCCACTGTAAACTCTTCATTCCCAGGATTTTTTCTGCTGACTTTGATTATTTTGATCTTTTCAGTTAAAGCTGAACAGTTTATTACATCTACcatgaataaaatgaaattgtttttattgtaggtTACAATGTGTAACCATGGTTCTCTGAGTGAAAAGTCTCTCTCTCCACTACATGTTTCATATGTATGGGGCTCTGTAAAACACACCACAAGGGGATAGAGCAGCACCCGCTCATAACAAACCGTGTCCTTCAAATGAGACGTTGCCACCACCAGTGCTCCGAACAAAAGAATCACCACGTgcatgtcaacaaagtataaacaaatgtacaaaatatacaCACCCCCAGGCGAGCAAGTACAGCTGACTGTCAGACGTTGCCGCCTGAAACCAAGGCCCAGACGCTACCAAGGCCAGCCTGCCTTGCAAGATGCTATGGCTCAACTGGAGTGGTGAAGTTGCCACTCCGAGCAGCCACGCCAGGCTGACGAACAaggggaaagtaaaaattacactATTGCTGGGCTACACCAAGCACCCGTTCGCCAAATTACATGCTTGCAGCCACATTAATCTGGTAGAACCGAGCAAATGTATATGGGCCTAACCAAGTAGCAGTGGTGCAGATCTCGCTCAGAGTTGCACTACGCCATAATGCCCAGGAAGTTGCCATGCCCCTGGTAGAGTACGCTCACACCCCCGAGAGACAAGGGACCCCTGCACCCACATTAGCCTGCTGGACAGCCTCTTCAATCCAGTGGGAAAGACGGGCATTTGACAACGGTTTACCGATAAGATCTGGCTTAAAATAGACAAACAACTGATCTGTCCTCCGGTTCGTTCGTGTCCTGTGCACATACATCTGTAGTGCCCTTTCCGGACATACCAGTGAGCATTTGTGCTCCTTGTTCTCTCTCTGCACAGAGTAGAGAGAGAACGGAGCTCAACCTTCTGTTCTTTCTGAACCTTGGGGAGAAATGCTGGATTCGGCTGCAGGGCCACCCACCCCTGCACCCTCTGGTAGAAACCTGCAGAGGTCCACATGAACGGAGCATGATttaatcccagaagttagcgcgataagagctAATCTAGAGTTGTAGTTTACCCCCAGAGATCTGTTGGAGTAATTTTCTaggtttaaataatttaatgttttaccTTAAAGTGGTTAATTTACTGTTTAAAGATAAATTGCTTTCTTTTtgtgggatttatttatttagtagtTTGCTAAAATCTATATGTTGATGTCTAAGTACCATGTGATCCTTCATTAgcacaaacataaatgtaataaacTAAAGTAAACATCACTTGGTTAGACTTTGATCCAGAGTAAAGATGATCTATGAACattgatttgaatttttttgacaCAACATCCTAAATCTCATCAAGACTCAACtggttaataaaaaacatttccctcattacatatcatttatttaaCGATTAAAGCTGATaatggagagaaaaaacatttatatattaATTTGTAATAAAGGTGAAATTATGGTGAAAAATGTGAGCAGTCTGGATTTCTTCGCTAGAAGCTTTATTGATAACTGTTTACATCTCACAATGCATTCCACAAACACAGCctccagcagggggcgctgtaTCGTCACACAATGAAGTTTATTGTTCACGTTTAGACTTGCATAACAAACAAAAGCTGGAGGACCTCGAACGTCACATGACCACATTTTCCTTAAATCCCTTTTCAtggttttttaaaatcttttttacGATGAATGAATGCGATGCTAGCAGAGTCGCTACTAGCATGAAAGAAACCACGGTTTGTATTTGTCGAGCAAACGATTCTAGCTAGCAGTTATTCAAAGCGACAATTAATCTTTATTGTGATATAAGCCCCGCCCTCTTTCTTTGACCCTACCCCCTTTCACCACTGCCTCGCTCCGATTTGTTGAATGACGGCGTAAACCAACAAAATCAGCTTTGGGAGACATGACAGGAGGAATTCCAGcaggttttcaaaataaaagttgggTGCTTGTTTaactgcagagaaaaaaaaagacagacataAAAAAAGGGGcgggtgttaaaaaaaaaaaaaaaaaaagaaccaagaGAACGTGACAGGAAAcgagagggaaaaaaatgattgtttgTTCAGACAACAAAAAGTGATAAAAGGGCTTCGCCGCGCCTcaaacttcctcttcctctcctcaATCCAAACTCACACCTTCACATTCCTTCATTCCGCTTTGCGTTTCATCCCGGGAACCGTCGCCTGAATCCTGCAAGTCCACGCAGAGGGAGAAGAACGTTCATTCATCAGCGTTTATAAACAATTCAGAACCATAAACACTTCACTGATTATTAAAACAATCCTCCGTAGACCAGACAGATATCAGTGTTTGAATTTAAAACACTTTCAGTCATTTgaacaaatttaaattttcaaaaaagtttgtttattcaaagaaatgtgatgcatttatgACGGTGCGAAAAAAGAGCGCTGACTCACTTTCCCACAATGTCTTTGATCTGCTTGTTGACCATGGATAGATAGTGATCGATCTGagcctgaaacacacacagagaggtgagtacacacacacacacacacacagagacacacagaggGGCGGAGCCTACCTGGTGTTTCTCGTAGATGATTGGACAGCTGAAGGCAGCAATCAGacctacagagagagagaacatgATGAACAGAGTCATGTGATGCACACTGGGTGTGGTGTGTTTGACTCAGTGAACAGATGTTTGAGGCGTTCAGTGTCTCACCCAGAATCAGGACAGTGAGTCCGTTAAAAAGAGCGCCAACGTAAGTCAGGATCCACATCAACCCGGCAAACTGTAGAGAAACAGAGGTCAGTGAACACCTCGTCAGTGGTACAGTGATGATGGGGTAAggcgtactgagattgtatctGAACATGTGCACTATCAGAAAATATTTGCTACTTCCGCTGTGCTGAGACTCTTCATAAGTAAGTGTTCAAAGTTAATTTATGGCATAAAATGCACTTCACTGGCAAATTACttgctgaaatatttaaaatacatgatTACACTTGTTAATACAACTAAGATACTGTTGTAATCTCAGTATGACAATTCCAGCATGGGTGCAGTCTCAGTACATGACAGGGGTTTGTTGGTGATGCGTTCAGGAACCGGTCCAGTGACaagtaggagtgtgacaatatctcgatacagcgatatatcgcaatatttttccaCACAatcgattattgatatgctcctgttaagtatcgattttttttattttaataaacaaccttttctgtttgtcactaaaatgtacaggtacgtcttcacagaaatattattactgtttgttgaaggaaccaatatattgtttactgtaatatttcactataatgatgtcactggtaataaagaccatatttattgtttacataaatcACTATTAGAGATActaattcatttaaatgtttcactaaaatagtgtcactgttcataggacactttttatatttattgtcttccagagataaaaaataaaaactgtatttttcacttaatatttttttattatgtcagattatcgcagattgatttctgaccaatatatcgataatcgcagtatcgtcatatcgtgagataattgttatcgtgagctgtgtatcgcgtatcgtgtcgtgaggtacccagatgTTCCCACCTCTAGTGATAGTGTTATGGTGATGTGTTCAGGGACCCACCTTGATGGAGTCCACCAGGTCCTCTACCAGGAACAGGTGTCTGAGCTCAGTGATGACCCTGTTGACTTTGTCCAGAGCAGCGTCGCTGTACTTGTGGAGCGTGTCTTCAGACAGCGCCACCTCCTGGTCCAGGTAGTGTCTACAGGAGGAGGAGCACAGGGGGTCAGAGGAACGTTCTAGAAGCTTCTAAAGCATGGGGGGTCCTCACCTGAAGGGGTGGCCCTCGTCAGACTTCTGGACGGCTTGGAGGACGCCCCTGTAGATCCTGAAGGTGACGGTGACAGAGAGCAGGGCCAGGCCGATGTAGGAGCTAACGCTAACAATGCTGCACACCGTTagcgacagcagcagcagcagggcgGCGCCAAACACCACGCCTGTAGCCTTCACATCACGCCAGTACAGCAGGTCCCTCACTGCACAGGAAGGAGACGTTATTGAACCTCAGCTTTAGAACCAggtcattaaattgtgaccgttttttttttttttttttttaactcaaccaaatattttttttctaaataaatatattttcctgagctacatgcatttcacagcatgcctgtcaaaataaaagtttcataaaagtccaacatgattgacattaagtatttattttatttttgatgagctgtccacgacccaccagttgagaatcactgcaggttagaaaattaaaaaaatgatgggAGACAATGGAACTCTTCAACTGAGACATATATAGATCTATAGGCAGTGTGTGTGCTGAGATCCACTTCTTCCTAAAGGTTGGAGAACCTCTAAACTCCCCCAGCAGCAGAAGCTACAGTAGTAATTTAGTGTTTCCAGGATCCagagctcactcacacgtgctgtccctcagaAACGCACTGACCCACTGTGGTGTGTGTTGCTCATTAAATCTGAAAGCTGCGctgttacgtgtgtgtgtgtgtgtgtgtgtgtgtgtaacagctgAGCTGAACATTGCCACTGATTATGTTTCATTGGAGGATTCCAGGGCGGTCAGAGGACATTCATAGCTCCACCCATCTGAAacacatttgaacattttttttccacaaaatgcTGATCTAccatataaatctatatatttttaactcaataaagtctgaccagaaaaacaattccaggttaaatgtgctgatgtAAAATCCCACatagacatttattaacaaacagctgatcaatatgttccaCTGTAGTCCGTTTCTGCTCtcagggacagcatgtgtgagtgagatcTGTAGATGAGGGTCTGGGTTATAACACAGTGATCATATAACTGAGCTGTACATGATCTGAGACGTAGAGAAGGTAACCACTCCTAAAACCAGTATTTGAAtacaaataatataaataaatacgctgggcttgtaatcggagggttgccggttcaagcctcacctgggccatcactgtaagattttgagcaagtcccttaaccccgaacagctccccaggcgccgcaaaatggctgcccactgctcctcatggatgggttaaatgcagaggacaaattccatgtatgtaataacattacgtggccaattaaaggcaaaagccctgatttaatcttaacaaataagatttaaaataaaataatatagaaataggagacatttcaatataaacaaaaaaaaatcaacaattgCACAGTCCTAACACAACATCATTGAAAATGTAACAAACAATAAGCTCAATGAAATTAAAgataatgttagctttagctt
Protein-coding regions in this window:
- the rtn4a gene encoding reticulon-4a isoform X4, giving the protein MAAERVRDLLYWRDVKATGVVFGAALLLLLSLTVCSIVSVSSYIGLALLSVTVTFRIYRGVLQAVQKSDEGHPFRHYLDQEVALSEDTLHKYSDAALDKVNRVITELRHLFLVEDLVDSIKFAGLMWILTYVGALFNGLTVLILGLIAAFSCPIIYEKHQAQIDHYLSMVNKQIKDIVGKIQATVPGMKRKAE
- the znf365 gene encoding protein ZNF365; translation: MCRVGPAFQHTPVCRPSGRPRPPGPYVMQQRFDSGASGSFLLQRNGVGVAFVADLPFRCPRCGEHERFLSLASLRAHLDHRHSYRDTGAAGFSITGKLPDPLTAAIPWTDGGWRPPYVRSLSDSRDGSDHHRYGSARRRTQSVGVGTQPEEEEDEVKTEEDKIREDDLTSEQNLMSADLNEQISGLASAAVQRRLASVLRAADDSVERQLAQLSSELAQTDTELLCQRAQRQLLNRERQEVMERKRSLSRQVDVAVAVIAALREQINASENQLERQERAVVTIQKFLEAAARQETSGKVRIQNFIENLLSRIDVAERLLEYYQQQTENGPHRVSKSRSAGSPRSSPGRHDNGNRSDPSVSDWEREQRERVVQSSRLFCRPEQRNDIWNRQRRRSTGYDY